Proteins encoded in a region of the Paramagnetospirillum magneticum AMB-1 genome:
- a CDS encoding cold-shock protein, which yields MPNGTVKWFNATKGYGFIQPEDGSADIFVHISAVERAGIGNLKEGQKLSFETERDPRKGKSSAVNLKAL from the coding sequence ATGCCGAACGGCACCGTTAAGTGGTTCAACGCTACCAAGGGTTATGGCTTTATCCAGCCCGAGGATGGCTCGGCCGACATCTTCGTCCACATCTCTGCCGTCGAGCGCGCTGGCATCGGCAACCTGAAGGAAGGCCAGAAGCTCTCCTTCGAGACCGAGCGCGATCCCCGCAAGGGTAAGAGCTCCGCGGTCAATCTCAAGGCCCTCTAA
- a CDS encoding CBS domain-containing protein — MPIRLIRDVIRDQVALTLPAAATVREAARQMKARRVGAVMVTDHHGKLKGIFTERDCLFRVLAEGVNPDTTTLALVMTADPTTITADRKLGHALHMMHDNGFRHIPVVDHGIPVGMISIRDALGSELSAFEREKAKKSELGEILG; from the coding sequence ATGCCCATTCGACTGATCAGGGACGTCATCCGCGACCAGGTCGCCCTTACCCTTCCCGCCGCCGCCACGGTGCGCGAGGCCGCCCGCCAGATGAAGGCCCGCAGGGTCGGGGCGGTGATGGTCACCGACCACCACGGCAAGCTCAAGGGGATCTTCACCGAGCGCGACTGCCTGTTCCGCGTCCTGGCCGAGGGGGTCAACCCCGACACCACCACCCTGGCCCTGGTGATGACCGCCGATCCCACCACCATCACCGCCGACCGCAAGCTGGGCCACGCCCTGCACATGATGCACGACAACGGCTTCCGGCATATTCCGGTGGTGGATCACGGCATTCCGGTGGGGATGATCTCCATCCGCGACGCGCTGGGCTCGGAACTCAGCGCCTTCGAGCGCGAGAAGGCGAAGAAATCTGAACTGGGCGAAATTCTGGGATAG